The Streptomyces sp. RKAG293 genome includes a region encoding these proteins:
- a CDS encoding alpha/beta fold hydrolase: MPRTASLVEVSPAGLPPVLVAYERRGKGEPLVLLHGIGHHLQAWDPVAGLLAAERDVIAVDLPGFGQSPAQHESVPSDLPTAVAALDAFFTALGLDRPHVAGNSLGGLVALHLGRERLVRSVTALSPAGFWTESERRYAFTVLGAMRRGALLLPPTTVQRMARSTAGRAALTSAIYSRPGQRSPEAVVAETRAMREAAGFEATLAAGRAGVVFSDDVPDVPVTIAWGSQDRVLLRRQGIRAKRTIPGARLIRLPGCGHVPMNDDPELVARVILDGSR, from the coding sequence ATGCCCCGAACCGCCTCCCTCGTCGAGGTCTCCCCCGCCGGTCTCCCGCCCGTTCTCGTCGCCTACGAGCGCCGCGGCAAGGGAGAGCCGCTGGTGCTGCTGCACGGCATCGGGCACCACCTCCAGGCATGGGACCCGGTGGCCGGTCTGCTCGCGGCCGAGCGGGACGTCATCGCCGTGGACCTGCCCGGCTTCGGCCAGTCCCCCGCTCAGCACGAGTCCGTCCCCAGTGACCTGCCGACCGCCGTCGCCGCGCTCGACGCCTTCTTCACCGCGCTCGGGCTCGACCGCCCGCATGTGGCCGGCAACTCCCTCGGCGGCCTCGTCGCACTGCACCTGGGTCGCGAACGGCTCGTGCGCAGTGTGACGGCGCTGTCCCCCGCCGGGTTCTGGACCGAGTCGGAACGGCGCTACGCCTTCACCGTGCTGGGGGCGATGCGGCGCGGCGCCCTGCTGCTGCCGCCGACCACCGTGCAGCGGATGGCCCGCAGTACGGCCGGCCGCGCCGCGCTCACCAGCGCGATCTACTCCCGCCCCGGTCAGCGTTCGCCGGAGGCGGTGGTGGCCGAGACGCGTGCCATGCGGGAGGCCGCCGGATTCGAGGCCACGCTGGCGGCGGGCCGGGCCGGCGTCGTCTTCAGCGACGACGTCCCCGATGTCCCGGTGACCATCGCCTGGGGCTCCCAGGACCGCGTCCTGCTGCGCCGCCAGGGGATCCGCGCCAAGCGCACCATCCCCGGTGCCCGGCTGATCCGGCTGCCCGGCTGCGGCCATGTGCCGATGAACGACGACCCGGAGCTGGTGGCCCGGGTCATCCTCGACGGCTCGCGCTGA
- a CDS encoding DMT family transporter, translated as MNSFQRRGALLAALACVLVGGSFTANGALVDYPHAGGQGLRYGIAFVLLALLTLRSAGDTAVRLRALTGRQWLRLAVLAATGMVGFNLAVLAAEGSAEPAVPGVLVGCAPIVVAVLVPLLAGRRPSRAVLAGALLVAGGAFAVQGWGGSDTAGLLWSVAALAGEVAFAVVAARLVGPLGPRLLSTCVCGFAAVEAGLLGLLLDGRAALRLPDTGEAVALGWQAVVATVIGFVCWYAGMQRIGAERATLFSGLIPVSAALTAPLVGVGTFGPGRLAGSLLVAAGVAVGSGMLARRAPGERTGALTGRAAEARPAVSASRRG; from the coding sequence ATGAACTCATTCCAGCGCCGTGGAGCGCTCCTGGCAGCCCTCGCCTGTGTCCTGGTCGGCGGCTCCTTCACCGCCAACGGCGCGCTCGTCGACTACCCGCACGCCGGAGGCCAGGGACTGCGGTACGGCATCGCCTTCGTGCTGCTGGCCCTGCTCACCCTCAGAAGCGCCGGCGACACCGCCGTCCGGCTGCGCGCGCTCACCGGGCGGCAGTGGCTGCGGCTCGCGGTGCTCGCCGCGACCGGCATGGTCGGCTTCAACCTCGCGGTGCTCGCCGCCGAGGGCAGCGCGGAACCCGCGGTGCCCGGCGTCCTGGTGGGCTGCGCACCGATCGTCGTGGCGGTGCTCGTGCCGCTGCTGGCCGGCCGGCGCCCCTCCCGCGCGGTACTGGCCGGGGCGCTGCTCGTCGCGGGCGGGGCGTTCGCGGTGCAGGGGTGGGGCGGCTCGGACACCGCCGGGCTGCTGTGGTCGGTGGCGGCGCTCGCCGGAGAGGTCGCCTTCGCGGTGGTCGCGGCACGGCTGGTCGGACCACTGGGTCCGCGACTGCTGTCGACCTGCGTCTGCGGCTTCGCCGCCGTCGAGGCCGGGCTGCTCGGACTGCTGCTCGACGGGCGGGCCGCGCTGCGGCTGCCGGACACGGGCGAGGCGGTGGCGCTGGGCTGGCAGGCCGTCGTGGCGACCGTCATCGGCTTCGTCTGCTGGTACGCCGGGATGCAGCGCATCGGCGCCGAGCGCGCCACGCTCTTCTCCGGGCTGATCCCGGTCTCCGCGGCGCTGACCGCGCCGCTGGTCGGCGTGGGCACGTTCGGGCCCGGACGGCTGGCGGGCAGCCTGCTGGTCGCGGCGGGAGTCGCGGTGGGCTCCGGAATGCTCGCCCGGCGCGCGCCGGGCGAACGGACCGGAGCCCTGACGGGCCGGGCGGCGGAGGCCCGGCCGGCGGTCAGCGCGAGCCGTCGAGGATGA
- a CDS encoding PLP-dependent aminotransferase family protein encodes MAASRTTSDDGNGDGDGAGGTAAWELLLPSATAPARSRGRALQGALRDAVRSGRLAPGTQLPSSRELAADLRVSRGLVTDAYAQLTAEGYLSGRQGSGTWVTSACAGPAAPAPGPFAADDRGGPADFRPGLPDLSLFPRAAWSAAHRRVLTRLPHRAFGYPDPRGLPELRAALTDLLARRRGVAVEPDRVVVCSGVAQAHTLIGLVLRDRGERRVAVEDPGSPEHTALFAAAGLEAVPVPVDCDGLDPAALAATGVRAAVVTPAHQFPSGVAYTAGRRGELADWARESGGLLIEDDYDGDFRYDRAPVGALQGLAPGRVAYTGSVSKSLAPGLRLGWLVAPAELAAEVAARKRTMDLGNPVTEQAVLAEFISGGHYDRQLRRCQRLYRIRRNTLAEALERHFPGSLVSGIAAGLHVIAALPARYGPEPRFLAAAAAAGVAVRPLSDYTVRGGGAEDGRVHLVMGYAHLSPADIERSVALLAEGF; translated from the coding sequence ATGGCTGCTTCGAGGACCACTTCCGACGACGGCAACGGTGACGGTGACGGCGCGGGCGGGACCGCCGCCTGGGAGCTGCTGCTCCCCTCAGCCACCGCCCCGGCGCGCAGCCGTGGCCGCGCGCTGCAGGGGGCGCTGCGCGACGCGGTGCGGTCGGGCCGGCTGGCGCCCGGCACCCAACTGCCGTCGAGCCGGGAGCTGGCCGCCGATCTGCGGGTGTCGCGCGGGCTGGTGACGGACGCGTACGCGCAGCTGACCGCGGAGGGGTACCTGAGCGGCCGGCAGGGCTCAGGGACGTGGGTGACCAGCGCGTGCGCGGGTCCTGCGGCACCTGCCCCGGGACCGTTCGCGGCGGACGACCGGGGCGGCCCCGCGGACTTCCGGCCGGGGCTGCCGGATCTGTCGCTCTTCCCGCGCGCCGCCTGGTCGGCCGCCCATCGCAGGGTCCTGACGCGGCTGCCGCACCGGGCGTTCGGCTATCCCGATCCCCGCGGGCTGCCCGAACTGCGGGCCGCGCTCACCGATCTGCTGGCCCGCCGCCGCGGGGTCGCGGTGGAGCCGGACCGGGTCGTGGTGTGCTCCGGGGTGGCGCAGGCGCACACCCTGATCGGCCTGGTCCTGCGGGACCGCGGGGAGCGCCGGGTGGCGGTGGAGGATCCGGGCAGCCCAGAACACACAGCGCTGTTCGCGGCGGCCGGGCTGGAGGCCGTGCCGGTGCCGGTGGACTGCGACGGCCTGGACCCGGCGGCGCTGGCCGCCACCGGGGTGCGGGCGGCCGTGGTCACCCCGGCCCACCAGTTTCCTTCGGGGGTGGCGTACACCGCCGGGCGGCGCGGTGAACTCGCCGACTGGGCCCGGGAGAGCGGCGGACTGCTGATCGAGGACGACTACGACGGGGACTTCCGCTACGACCGGGCCCCCGTCGGCGCCCTCCAGGGCCTGGCCCCCGGCCGGGTCGCCTACACCGGATCCGTCAGCAAGTCGCTGGCTCCCGGACTGCGGCTGGGCTGGCTGGTCGCGCCGGCGGAGCTCGCGGCCGAGGTCGCGGCACGCAAGCGGACGATGGACCTCGGCAATCCGGTGACCGAGCAGGCCGTCCTGGCGGAGTTCATCTCCGGCGGCCACTACGACCGGCAGTTGCGGCGCTGCCAGCGCCTCTACCGCATCCGCCGCAACACCCTGGCCGAGGCGCTGGAACGGCACTTCCCCGGTTCCCTGGTCAGCGGGATCGCGGCCGGACTGCATGTGATCGCGGCCCTGCCCGCGCGGTACGGACCCGAGCCGCGCTTCCTCGCGGCGGCCGCGGCGGCGGGTGTCGCGGTACGGCCGCTGTCCGACTACACCGTGCGCGGCGGCGGTGCGGAGGACGGCCGGGTGCACCTCGTCATGGGGTACGCGCACCTGTCGCCCGCGGACATCGAACGGTCCGTCGCCCTGCTGGCCGAGGGCTTTTGA
- a CDS encoding MFS transporter — protein sequence MPPRPRAAVLPLVAVFAAGYLAAYLLPTIVGHLGSSPGGLGLSSAHAGAVGSALLLSSAGAGLTLASRVDRLGPVRLARAGLLLMVAGFALAAGTSHVPLVVAGCVIGGFGSGTATAVAAVGIAARPDPHRASVLGLLTTSATAGALYLVLPRLGGGHALPFAAIACAAALALPAAGRLPAAPDRAASPRPDAGVPARLPHRRAGAVLAVAMLCWSMAQNALWGVSGRIGLDRAGLSEAALGLVFAVALGGGLAGVGAAGALGSRLGRAVPIGVGTAVIATCVAVSASAGGAVPFATGEVLWNTVYPVVLSYLIGLAASLDGQGRWAVLAGSASNLGVACGPLAGTLLAGHAGYPVMGAVLACVLFATAVPLTAVALHSGGRVLLPGTVRRRGGAAAAAVAGAAGAPAGAVPELGGTELVVTDIEVAPMPVLEAVLAPPTAALPAPREETAAQLASV from the coding sequence ATGCCTCCGCGCCCCCGCGCGGCGGTCCTGCCCCTGGTCGCGGTCTTCGCCGCCGGGTATCTCGCCGCCTATCTGCTGCCCACCATCGTCGGGCACCTCGGTTCCTCCCCCGGTGGCCTCGGCCTGAGCAGCGCTCATGCGGGCGCTGTCGGCAGCGCCCTGCTGCTCTCGTCGGCCGGTGCCGGACTGACCCTCGCCTCCCGCGTGGACCGCCTGGGGCCCGTCCGCCTCGCCCGCGCCGGACTGCTGCTCATGGTGGCGGGCTTCGCCCTCGCCGCCGGCACGTCCCACGTCCCGCTGGTGGTCGCCGGCTGCGTCATCGGCGGCTTCGGCTCCGGGACGGCGACGGCGGTGGCCGCCGTCGGGATCGCCGCCCGCCCGGATCCGCACCGCGCCTCGGTACTGGGTCTGTTGACCACCTCGGCGACGGCCGGCGCGCTGTATCTGGTGCTGCCGCGACTCGGTGGCGGCCACGCACTGCCGTTCGCCGCCATCGCCTGCGCCGCCGCGCTGGCGCTGCCCGCGGCCGGGCGGCTGCCCGCCGCACCGGACCGGGCGGCGTCACCGCGCCCCGACGCCGGCGTCCCGGCCCGGCTGCCGCACCGCCGTGCCGGCGCCGTACTGGCCGTCGCCATGCTGTGCTGGTCGATGGCGCAGAACGCCCTGTGGGGCGTGAGCGGACGCATCGGCCTCGACCGGGCCGGACTCTCCGAGGCCGCGCTCGGCCTGGTCTTCGCCGTCGCCCTCGGCGGCGGTCTGGCCGGGGTCGGCGCGGCCGGCGCGCTCGGCTCCCGGCTCGGCCGCGCCGTCCCGATCGGCGTGGGCACCGCGGTCATCGCCACCTGTGTCGCGGTGAGCGCCTCGGCCGGCGGAGCCGTGCCGTTCGCGACCGGCGAGGTGCTCTGGAACACCGTCTACCCGGTGGTGCTCTCCTACCTGATCGGCCTGGCCGCCTCACTCGACGGCCAGGGCCGCTGGGCCGTGCTGGCCGGCTCCGCCTCCAACCTCGGCGTCGCCTGCGGACCGCTGGCCGGGACGCTGCTCGCCGGCCATGCCGGCTACCCGGTCATGGGCGCCGTACTGGCCTGCGTGCTGTTCGCCACCGCCGTGCCGCTCACCGCGGTCGCGCTGCACAGCGGCGGCCGCGTCCTGCTGCCGGGCACCGTACGGCGGCGCGGTGGCGCGGCCGCGGCGGCTGTCGCGGGCGCGGCCGGCGCCCCGGCGGGGGCCGTACCCGAACTGGGCGGCACCGAACTGGTGGTGACCGACATCGAGGTCGCCCCGATGCCCGTACTGGAAGCGGTACTCGCCCCGCCGACGGCGGCGCTGCCGGCCCCCCGCGAGGAGACGGCGGCGCAGCTCGCGTCGGTCTAG
- a CDS encoding VOC family protein — MAVNGTAHVRIARPSKDLAAAERFWIGGLGLDVLYHHEGDGTPGDHSLLMAGWPDAAWHLELVHDPGQPVEPRPTAEDLLVVYVDGEVPADLLARLLEHGGTRVPAHNPYWDQWGVTIEDADGYRLVLSTRQWSNS; from the coding sequence ATGGCGGTCAACGGCACGGCACACGTCCGCATCGCGCGGCCGTCGAAGGATCTGGCGGCGGCCGAACGCTTCTGGATCGGCGGTCTCGGTCTCGATGTGCTCTACCACCACGAAGGGGACGGCACCCCCGGGGACCACTCCCTGCTGATGGCCGGCTGGCCGGACGCGGCCTGGCACCTGGAGCTGGTGCACGACCCCGGACAGCCGGTCGAGCCCCGGCCGACGGCCGAGGACCTGCTCGTCGTCTACGTCGACGGCGAGGTCCCGGCCGACCTCCTCGCCCGCCTGCTGGAGCACGGCGGCACCCGCGTGCCCGCGCACAACCCGTACTGGGACCAGTGGGGTGTCACGATCGAGGACGCGGACGGCTACCGGCTGGTCCTCTCGACCCGCCAGTGGTCCAACTCATGA
- a CDS encoding tetratricopeptide repeat protein, whose protein sequence is MTAAAHEIHQALEENRSARNGTVRNARAEELVALAETTGDRPLLLDALFDLVSAYEYSSERAKMFVPFSRLLRMWDEHPEDFGERAVYQLHWRFKWVSTGMIGYSDIPLESIRRWLVEMGRRYALGGYSQRPVRAAEYSLARHTGDMAAAADSLAAWTAADRDIMSDCRACELNDEGEWHADLGEDERAVAAWAPVLAGEHSCQEEPHRVLALSLLPLVRLGRTDEARGNHLRGYRLARGNESLLPSIGRHIEFCALTGNEARGLEILAEHTAHLEGDGTPLSRLHFLGAAAVLLRRLTALGHGDRPVPAPGATTRTAAELLIRTEATITRLARGFDERNGTDTVSTWVTERLGSTPLLDRLPLGVRAARLPETAPAAAADMPSADAAAERSDDLTELIARARELSRAQRDAAYRAWAAVGRAADRTGTPLDPMVRAEVADHAGMDSLDDPPAALALLTAAVADFEAAGEYGEAAACRGRAAYAMALAGPAQPALAAADAACEQLRELHAKERATTRQFTGALLLRARIRLGTIGQAADPQAAAAAVEAKVSDILVLAEAHRDEDRVLGRIADATCLLGRLVAGRGDVRGAAEAFTRASALHQESGRPWLAVEGEAMLAELALNHGDPHTAARAARSALDLGAGILTPAHHAHLLTVLAQALADTGQDDEAADHALEGAHRADEAGDGEDTGGWARLVLGGALNRLGRAAEAAAVLETALPDLRAAHHEGRVVQARWWLGECLLQLAEPREAAEQFLLAAEIAKEWEEQQDHANLAHLAADALNRAGLDDQAVQAYERAEQLWRALGRTPAVVRALRARAWIELREGRPGLPAARRAMESAAQAAAAALAAATDEDERDMLRADLADTHLQTGQLLVRGCPGEPGDADTDGSARAAYEEALVHTGRAAATYGSRDGRSAAQLVAAWIEADLGRRDAAADRARAVLADYGDEEGETAERRRAEAGSVLDHTKQPPDADPAP, encoded by the coding sequence ATGACGGCGGCCGCGCACGAGATCCACCAGGCGCTGGAGGAGAACCGCTCCGCGCGCAACGGCACGGTGCGCAACGCCCGCGCCGAGGAACTGGTGGCCCTCGCCGAGACCACGGGCGACCGGCCGCTGCTGCTGGATGCGCTCTTCGACCTCGTCAGCGCCTACGAGTACAGCAGCGAGCGCGCCAAGATGTTCGTGCCGTTCTCCCGTCTGCTGCGGATGTGGGACGAGCACCCGGAGGACTTCGGCGAGCGCGCCGTCTACCAGCTGCACTGGCGCTTCAAATGGGTGAGCACTGGCATGATCGGCTACTCCGACATCCCGCTGGAGTCCATCCGCCGGTGGCTGGTGGAGATGGGCCGCCGCTACGCCCTCGGCGGCTACTCGCAGCGGCCCGTACGCGCCGCCGAGTACAGCCTGGCCCGGCACACCGGCGACATGGCCGCGGCCGCCGACTCGCTGGCGGCCTGGACCGCCGCCGACCGCGACATCATGAGCGACTGCAGGGCCTGCGAACTCAACGACGAGGGCGAGTGGCACGCCGACCTGGGTGAGGACGAACGCGCCGTCGCCGCCTGGGCGCCGGTGCTGGCGGGCGAGCACAGCTGCCAGGAGGAACCGCACCGCGTCCTGGCCCTGTCACTGCTGCCCCTGGTCCGGCTCGGGCGCACCGACGAGGCCCGCGGGAACCATCTGCGCGGCTACCGGCTGGCCCGCGGCAACGAGAGCCTGCTGCCCTCCATCGGCCGGCACATCGAGTTCTGCGCGCTGACCGGCAACGAGGCGCGCGGCCTGGAGATCCTCGCCGAACACACCGCGCACCTGGAGGGCGACGGAACGCCCCTGTCCCGGCTGCACTTCCTGGGCGCCGCCGCCGTCCTGCTGCGCCGGCTCACCGCACTCGGGCACGGCGACCGTCCCGTCCCCGCGCCAGGGGCGACGACGCGCACCGCGGCCGAGCTCCTCATCCGCACCGAAGCCACCATCACGCGCCTCGCCCGCGGATTCGACGAGCGCAACGGCACGGACACCGTCAGCACCTGGGTGACGGAACGCCTCGGCAGCACCCCGCTCCTCGACCGGCTGCCGCTCGGGGTGCGCGCCGCGCGCCTTCCAGAGACAGCACCGGCCGCGGCGGCCGACATGCCGTCCGCGGACGCCGCCGCGGAACGGAGTGACGACCTCACGGAGCTCATCGCCCGGGCCCGTGAGCTCAGCAGAGCGCAACGCGACGCGGCCTACCGGGCCTGGGCCGCGGTCGGCCGCGCCGCCGACCGCACCGGGACCCCGCTGGACCCGATGGTCCGCGCCGAAGTCGCCGACCACGCCGGCATGGACAGCCTCGACGACCCGCCGGCGGCGCTCGCGCTGCTGACCGCGGCCGTCGCGGACTTCGAGGCGGCGGGGGAGTACGGGGAGGCCGCCGCGTGCCGCGGCCGCGCCGCCTACGCCATGGCCCTCGCCGGACCCGCGCAACCCGCCCTCGCCGCGGCCGACGCCGCCTGCGAACAGCTCAGGGAACTGCACGCCAAGGAGCGGGCCACCACACGCCAGTTCACCGGCGCACTGCTGCTGCGCGCCAGGATCCGGCTGGGAACGATCGGGCAGGCCGCCGACCCCCAGGCGGCCGCGGCCGCCGTGGAGGCCAAGGTCTCCGACATCCTGGTCCTCGCCGAGGCCCACCGCGACGAGGACCGCGTCCTCGGCCGGATCGCCGACGCGACCTGTCTGCTCGGCCGGCTCGTCGCCGGCCGCGGCGATGTCCGGGGCGCGGCCGAGGCGTTCACCCGGGCCTCCGCACTGCACCAGGAGTCCGGACGCCCCTGGCTCGCCGTCGAGGGCGAGGCGATGCTCGCCGAGCTCGCCCTGAACCACGGCGATCCGCACACCGCCGCCCGCGCGGCCCGGTCCGCGCTGGACCTCGGCGCCGGGATCCTCACCCCCGCGCACCACGCCCATCTGCTCACCGTCCTCGCCCAGGCGCTCGCCGACACCGGCCAGGACGACGAGGCCGCCGACCACGCGCTGGAAGGCGCGCACCGGGCCGACGAGGCGGGCGACGGCGAGGACACCGGCGGCTGGGCCCGGCTCGTGCTCGGCGGGGCGCTGAACCGCCTCGGCCGCGCCGCCGAAGCGGCCGCCGTCCTGGAGACCGCGCTGCCCGACCTGCGCGCGGCGCACCACGAGGGCCGGGTCGTACAGGCCCGGTGGTGGCTGGGCGAGTGCCTGCTGCAGCTGGCCGAACCCCGCGAGGCCGCCGAGCAGTTCCTGCTCGCCGCGGAGATCGCCAAGGAGTGGGAGGAACAGCAGGACCACGCGAATCTCGCCCACCTCGCCGCCGACGCCCTCAACCGCGCCGGGCTCGACGACCAGGCCGTCCAGGCCTACGAGCGCGCGGAACAGCTGTGGCGCGCCCTCGGGCGGACCCCGGCGGTGGTGCGCGCACTGCGGGCCCGCGCATGGATCGAGCTGCGCGAGGGCCGGCCGGGACTGCCCGCCGCCCGCCGGGCGATGGAGTCCGCCGCACAGGCCGCCGCCGCCGCGCTCGCCGCGGCCACCGACGAGGACGAGCGGGACATGCTGCGCGCCGACCTCGCCGACACCCACCTCCAGACCGGCCAACTCCTGGTCCGCGGCTGCCCCGGCGAACCCGGGGACGCGGACACCGACGGCTCGGCCCGCGCCGCCTATGAGGAGGCACTCGTACACACCGGGCGGGCCGCCGCGACCTACGGGTCCCGTGACGGCCGCTCCGCCGCACAGCTGGTCGCCGCCTGGATCGAGGCCGACCTCGGCCGGCGCGACGCCGCCGCGGACCGGGCGCGGGCGGTGCTCGCCGACTACGGCGACGAGGAGGGCGAGACGGCCGAACGGAGGCGGGCCGAAGCCGGATCCGTCCTCGACCACACCAAGCAGCCGCCGGACGCGGATCCCGCTCCCTAG
- a CDS encoding HSP90 family protein, with protein sequence MTADHIPHTFQVDLRGLVDLLSHHLYSSPKVYLRELLQNAVDAITARRAEQPDAPARVRLYAGEGRLRVEDSGIGLTENDVHTLLATIGRSSKRDGLESARAEFLGQFGIGLLACFVVAEEIRVVSRSARTPDAPPVEWTARDDGSYTVRTLPPDARTEPGTTVYLSARPGAAEWLEPARVTALARDFGSLLPYDVRVGDEPVTDLPAVWERQHSSPATRRIALARHCHEQFGFTPLDAIDLDVPLAGVRGVAYVLPEAVSPARRAGHRVHLKGMLLTERADDLLPDWAFFVRCVIDTDSLRPTASRESLYADETLAAVRDALGGRIREWLTALAAGDPERLGQFLSVHHLGVKSLARHDAEMLRVMLPWLPFETTDGRLSLEEFARRHPVVHFTRTVEEYRQVAPIASAQGIGVVNGGYTYDADLVELLPRVRPGTAVAELDADTVTAHLDAVDPAEELALAGFLTAARTRLDALGCDVVLRTFHPLTVPALHLDDRAARFERARAEEETQADGLWAGILGSLRGSAPRARLVLNHHNPLVRRISALDDPELAGTATEALYGQALMLAQRPLRPADSALINRAFLDLLQWATHPEGQEESR encoded by the coding sequence ATGACTGCTGATCACATACCGCACACCTTCCAGGTCGATCTCCGCGGCCTGGTGGACCTGCTCTCCCACCACCTCTACTCCAGCCCCAAGGTCTACCTGCGGGAACTGCTGCAGAACGCCGTTGACGCGATCACGGCGCGTCGCGCGGAGCAGCCGGACGCGCCCGCGCGGGTGCGGCTGTACGCCGGCGAGGGCCGGCTCCGGGTCGAGGACAGCGGCATCGGTCTGACCGAGAACGACGTGCACACCCTGCTGGCCACCATCGGCCGCAGCTCCAAGCGCGACGGCCTGGAGTCGGCGCGCGCCGAGTTCCTCGGCCAGTTCGGCATCGGACTGCTCGCGTGCTTCGTCGTCGCCGAGGAGATCCGCGTCGTCAGCCGCTCCGCCCGCACCCCCGACGCCCCGCCGGTGGAGTGGACGGCCCGCGACGACGGCTCGTACACCGTCCGCACCCTGCCGCCGGACGCGCGCACCGAACCCGGCACCACGGTGTACCTCAGCGCCCGGCCCGGGGCCGCCGAGTGGCTGGAACCCGCCCGGGTCACCGCCCTCGCCCGGGACTTCGGCTCGCTGCTGCCCTACGACGTCCGCGTCGGGGACGAGCCGGTCACCGATCTGCCCGCGGTGTGGGAACGCCAGCACTCCAGCCCTGCCACCCGGCGGATCGCCCTCGCCCGGCACTGCCACGAGCAGTTCGGCTTCACCCCGCTGGACGCCATCGACCTGGACGTGCCGCTCGCCGGCGTGCGCGGAGTCGCCTACGTGCTGCCGGAGGCCGTCAGCCCCGCCCGGCGCGCGGGCCACCGCGTCCACCTCAAGGGCATGCTGCTCACCGAACGGGCCGACGACCTGCTGCCGGACTGGGCGTTCTTCGTCCGCTGCGTCATCGACACCGACAGCCTGCGCCCCACCGCGTCCCGCGAGAGCCTGTACGCCGACGAGACACTGGCCGCCGTCCGCGACGCGCTCGGCGGCCGTATCCGCGAGTGGCTGACCGCGCTCGCCGCGGGAGACCCCGAACGGCTCGGGCAGTTCCTGTCCGTGCACCACCTCGGGGTGAAGTCGCTGGCCCGGCACGACGCGGAGATGCTCCGCGTGATGCTGCCGTGGCTGCCGTTCGAGACCACCGACGGACGGCTGTCGCTGGAGGAGTTCGCCCGCCGCCACCCGGTCGTGCACTTCACCCGCACCGTCGAGGAGTACCGGCAGGTCGCGCCCATCGCGTCCGCCCAGGGCATCGGGGTCGTCAACGGCGGCTACACGTACGACGCCGACCTCGTCGAACTGCTGCCGCGGGTGCGGCCCGGCACCGCCGTCGCGGAACTCGACGCCGACACCGTCACCGCGCACCTGGACGCCGTCGACCCCGCGGAGGAGCTCGCGCTGGCCGGCTTCCTCACCGCGGCGCGCACCCGGCTCGACGCCCTGGGCTGCGACGTCGTGCTGCGCACCTTCCACCCGCTGACCGTCCCCGCCCTCCACCTCGACGACCGCGCCGCCCGGTTCGAACGGGCCCGCGCCGAGGAGGAGACCCAGGCGGACGGGCTGTGGGCCGGCATCCTCGGCTCGCTGCGCGGCTCCGCGCCCCGCGCCCGGCTCGTCCTCAACCACCACAACCCGCTGGTCCGCCGGATCAGCGCCCTCGACGACCCCGAACTCGCCGGCACCGCCACCGAGGCGCTCTACGGCCAGGCCCTGATGCTGGCCCAGCGCCCGCTGCGCCCGGCCGACTCGGCACTGATCAACCGTGCGTTCCTGGACCTGCTGCAGTGGGCCACGCACCCCGAAGGCCAGGAGGAGAGCCGATGA